The Vanessa tameamea isolate UH-Manoa-2023 chromosome 31, ilVanTame1 primary haplotype, whole genome shotgun sequence genome includes the window GGACAGCGATtatttgattacaatatttCGACTTTCCAGGTGCCTTTGAAGGTCTGGATTATAGCAAGTGCGTCATGCTTTGCGGTATGCGGTGCGCTGGTTCTTGCGACCATCGTTATCACCAGATGGGGCACCAGTGAAAGCTACGCTCCGAGGGAAGTATATGCTGAAGCCAGGGTTAGTGATTGTGTTATGTTATCCTAGTCCCTGCAGCCTCTCCAACCCGTGACGACAACGGCCATTTAGTGGAGAAAATCCATTTAACCATCCCCAGGTACCCGGTACCTTTCCGAAGGTTTCCAATTcgtggataaaaaaatacatttgaataaacTGAAACTCCCATGTCGTGGTTTTACACCAGAATGGTATATAGATCAGTTAAGTGATTATCCGTCACTGTGGCTTATCAGGAAGTGTAATATTTGGTATTTAATTTTGAGCTGATTTTCatgtaaattagtaaatatatatatgttttaaatttgcaTCAGAAAAGGTCAGAAGCTCTATTCTGTAATTCGAAACTAACCAAACTCAATCGTGAATTGTCAGTAATATCCGAGGTTGACTGTTATCGTATTTATCTCACTGTTAGTCTTTCGACATTTAACGAGCAAGATagatttatgtaaattgtttcaGAATAGTTCTATGACACTAATACTTTACTATGTTTCTGGGTGTGTTTTGCTTGGTGTAAGGTTTTGTGTAAGCCCagacactcatcagatatacagacagcaatacttagtaaaattatgttgcggtttgaagggtgaatcaGCCAATGCATAAGGCACATGGGACTTAACaccttagttcctaaggtttttttttttttttattatttatttatttaagcacgctaacaatatatatatttaacacactTACATAATTTCAGAAGTAGACAATCAtgttcttaatatatacatcAATAACTAGCGTTCATGACTTTCACAAACAACTCGACACggaacaattatacatatatattaaatttattgaatataaaattagaaaaattaaaacctaATAGAAAATACCTAAATAGAAGTTTAACAagctaaaactatttaaataaaatgattgaaaagttttcttttaaaagcaTTCAAGGAATCACTAAATATGTCAATGccaggtatattttttttaatggtgttGTAACTTATGCATAACCTTGCGATAGGTGCTTGATTTCCCATTTGTGTTCTTGTTTTCGGAATATGAAATGGTTGGGGGTGCTTGGGTTATATAAGGATGTCTCGGTTggttagtggtgaccacttactatcagataaCCCATTTACTAGTGTACCAaccagttttaaaaataaagtccaaaaatctgtaaaaaataattatttttaaattttaggaaCCAATATACGCAAATCTTCACCCTGAGCGACGACCAACAACAACAGAGGCTGAAGTCTCAACATCCCAAGAGATAGACAATGAAATCCAATTCCCCATCCTCGAAAAACTATCCATATTCAAGAACATAGTCGCAAACCGGGGTAAAAAGAAACCAGACGACAATCTTATAACCAAACCGCAACTTCATCCCATTCACGACACATCCCTACATCACCCCGAGAAGAAAATCGAGAAGAAGGACCAAGCGAAGTTACCGCAAGAGTTTATCCATGCAAACGTGCCAGAATTTAAACCTACACTACCGGACGTCTTCGTAGACGATTCGGAAACGAAACTCTCCGACAACTACATCGCTGGTCTGAAAAGAACCGAATATAACTACGAAGAATATTATAACGACGATAATTTATACGACGATTACATGCAAAGTAACACAATGACCAGCTACTTGATAGAAAAAGTACAGGAACTGCACGACTGGATCACAACTGATCCGGATTTCGAGGACAAGAGTGCAGATAAACCAAAGACCGGTAACGAATTTGGACAATTGCTTAAAGCTCTGAACGAAAGTCTCATCGAAGGTAACGTTACGATCGTAATGAGTAAACTGAAAGATATATATTTGGGAGAGGATTTCACAATATCGAATCAAAGCAGGAAAATGATATTAAGCAATAATACGAATTTGCTGTCGTTTGGTATACTTACGTTGGACGTGATGCTGctacataatatacaactaATGGCGTGGGAATCTCAGGTAAGCTCATCTGTCGACTGTGACTCCCGCACagattaaaaagtttttgattAGGTCGGCATTTTTCAGTACAGAAATTAGTTTACATGGCGTTGGTTCTGTACTTCATCTAGTTGCATTATATGGTCGGACTCCAGACTATGAGAATGAATAGGTTCAAATAGCATTAAAAATTACActcacttgtttttttttggaacgaattCCTATAACGCGGctcacagtagagtgaactgggaGAAATCGCCACGTAGGAAGGCGTTATGCCTCCTCCAGTTGACCTTCTTTGTTTCTTTCTAATATATgcggttttaaaattatattttgttattatttaaattggtatTCTCAAAACATTTCATAATTGTCTAacgttgttaattaataattattgttaattaataattataaacggaGCAGCGttatggaatatgctccaaaacttctcctcaaagggagtggagATCTTAGCCCAGGAgtaggatatttacaggctgataatgtaaaaaaaacctatGTAAAACACtgttttcacataaaaaatataacagatgACGCAGTGGATCTCGAAGATGGTTTTAGAATATCCAGCTGCGGTTCCCAATTTCAATCGCTTCAAATTAAGTCTATTGACGTCAAATGTGTTAccaaaatttgtattttcattgtCGAAGGAGTCAGCTCGTTACAAAATGTTGAAAGATCCCGATGTCTTTGCGTTCAATGCACTTTTCATGGAGCCCAGCAAAGTCGAAACGAAGCGCAATGAAATTTTCCATCAATACGATAATTCGGCTGCTTTTGGGTGAGTACtggtttttaaagatttaaaatatgtattggaAAACGTGGTTTCGACACCAGGCAAGTATCACTGACTTTTCATacgcttaatttttgtttgtaattcctCTTGTAATCTCGTCGTGCACAAGATGATTTATCTTTGTAACAAGATAAAAGTACACaaattttgaccttgaaataaCTTGACGTCATTGgttaagatattaataatttgcggCCTTTATTGAAAGTggcgtttttatataatattttttattaaagattgagtttcataaatataaaaatcaatcttAATATgatttcgttattttatttctgtcgTTTCTTTCGCCTTTATAAAGTAACGCAGGATAAAAAGCAAGCACTAATAAAACtccattaatttttgtttataattcatctcgtgctcggtgaaagaaaacatcgtgcggaaacctgcatgtgtctaatttcaatgaaattctgccaagtGTTTATCCTACAACCCGCTTTGTAGCAGCGTGATATAAGCTCCAAACTTCCTCATCGaaaggagagaaggccttagcccagcaatggaaaatttacaggctgttacgttaaattaaagatatttaccATCAGCGACTTCAACCGCGTGTGTGGTTAACTCTGGTGTTTAGTACcctttatactttatatattttcatgatgtgagaaaaatttaaaccaccttacattaacagcctgtaaatttcccactgctgggctaaggcatcctctccctttgaggagaacggctcagaatttcgttgaaattagacacatgcaggtttcctcacgatgtaatccttcaccgccgagcacaagatgaattataaacacaaattaagcacatgaaaattcagtggttct containing:
- the LOC113396830 gene encoding uncharacterized protein LOC113396830; this encodes MFQYEYEKRPPSRDSRTTVSPHWHSRPLPPRPEDILPAKTSVPLKVWIIASASCFAVCGALVLATIVITRWGTSESYAPREVYAEAREPIYANLHPERRPTTTEAEVSTSQEIDNEIQFPILEKLSIFKNIVANRGKKKPDDNLITKPQLHPIHDTSLHHPEKKIEKKDQAKLPQEFIHANVPEFKPTLPDVFVDDSETKLSDNYIAGLKRTEYNYEEYYNDDNLYDDYMQSNTMTSYLIEKVQELHDWITTDPDFEDKSADKPKTGNEFGQLLKALNESLIEGNVTIVMSKLKDIYLGEDFTISNQSRKMILSNNTNLLSFGILTLDVMLLHNIQLMAWESQESARYKMLKDPDVFAFNALFMEPSKVETKRNEIFHQYDNSAAFGKRQNRLDNEDLDMGKNLLENVLEIGMSTARAAIHLGRAFKNTKIVLNQLSNRESLNANIQNQISRNIDANTHALNHLQTSFNKNDSYSVASNNNGIYTDLDCVWLLYCKNLVATAKLSPPYGTMARINGLALRMLTGELPTDRALDTMLNEVLTGWTELNCSEMFPRCSKANAANVVLESIIQPLRKSQTNNRL